The candidate division KSB1 bacterium region GCGAACGCCGCGCTGCAATTTCTGGCCGATGCCCTCCCCAGTGCAGATTTTTTTGGTCAATGCCACCAGCGCCTCGCCGCTGCCAAAGTTAGCCTCAATGCCATCCAGATCGGATGCGCCCACCATGCCGCGTTGATACAGCTCCATCACAAAGCTGATGATCACCCCGGTGCTGATGGTATCGATGCCGTAATCATCACACAGGTAATTGACTTCGATGATGGCCTCGCGATCCGCCACGCCGCAATTGCTACCCACGGCGAAGATGGTCTCGTACTCTGGGCCATCGATGCGGAAGCCATATTTTTTGTGCTGGGCGATCTTGGTGCAGCCGATGCCGCAGCCGAAACAGGCAGCCGATTCATTCCAATATTCCTGGCTCCAGGTCTCGCCCCAAAGTTCTTTATGCCCCTCAAATTGACCGCTTTGAAAATTCCGCGTGGGCAGCCCTCCGGCTGCATTGATTAGTTCCACGATGTTGGCGGTGCCGTGATCGCGCATCCGTTTGATCTGGGAGCTCATGCGCAACATGCGATTGGCGACCCAGACCATCTCCTGGAACAGAGCTGGATCATGCACAGCCACAGAGCCGGTTCCGCGGACCGCTACGCCTTTCAAATTTTTCGATCCCATGACCGCACCAGCGCCGCCTCTTCCAGCAGTTCGCAGATCGCAGAAAATGCCGGCAATGGGCGCCAGACGTTCTCCAGCCGGTCCAATCACCGCGGTTTTGAAATCCGTGCCGTATTTTGCCCTGAGCTTATCAGTGGCAGCCATGGTCCCCAGGCCCCAGATGCCATCTGCATCTTCCAGCCGCACTTGATCGTTGTCGATAACCAGAACTTTGGGCCGATCAGCCTTGCCGGTCATAATGATGGCATCGTATCCCGCCCATTTCATGGTCTGGCCGAAGAACCCTCCTGCATAGGAATCGAGGATCGTGCCAGTCGCTGGGCTTTTGGTGAACACGCCTAATCTTCCAGCGGTTGGTGCGGTTGTTCCTGTCAGAGGGCCAACAGCAAATATTAATGGCACCTCTGGAGCCAAGGCATTGATGTGCGGAGCAACTTCATTGTACAGCATCAAACTGGCAAGACCCTTTCCGCCCAGAACCAACGGCATAATTTTTTCATCCAATTTCTCTGTCTGAAATTTTCCAGTTGTCAGATCCACTCTCAGAATTTTATTCATATACCCGCGTTCGAGAAGGGACATTTTGATTCTCCTTGGGTCGTCATAGGTTTTACAAAGAATGAGAGAACTGTGGATTATCGGAGTAATGAAATCTATTATTTGATATTCGGTTTCATGGTCAGAATGTACAAAATGGTCCTCCCTATCTCCCTCTGCCGGCTTTTTCAGCAATGACTTTCTCCCTTGCAGGCGCTCATAGTCAAATTCTTAATGCAAAGCGGCTGTTCGTTCGAAAGATTGGGGGGGAATTCGTTTGATAGCGAAATAGCCATAACCGCTCGAATTCAAAGCCTATCTGAAAAGTGAAAAAGCTGACCGATCGCTTATCTGCTAAAATCGACCAATTCGTTGAAAAAGGATTCTTCCATTTTGGCCCTATTTTATAACAATCGCATCGTACTTGCACCAGCGGGCGCATTGTGGATTACCACCGCACAGATCACAGATGACAGGATAATTTTCCTCGTCGAACCAGATGACTTCTGAAGGGCAGGCCTCGGCGCAGGCGCCACAATGAGTGCATAATTGCTTGTTCAACTGGATGATCCCGCGATCGGTGAGCGATAGCGCGCCTGGTTCACATGCCCGAATACAGGCTTCGCACAACGTGCAAATATGAACTTTGTTCAATGGCGGCATCTGCTCAACCGGTTTGGACTCGATCCAGAGTCGCGCTCGTGCAGTGCCAAAGATCTGATGATGCCATTGGGTGCAGACTGTCTCACAGATCAGGCAGCCGACACAATTTTGAGAGACCGCACGCAATCTGATCTTCTTGTCGCGCTGCGGCTCGAAGATCTCGTCGATGGTTTTGAAACCATGCACCAGCGCGACCAGATCCTCGACCATTTTTTTGGGGTCCTTAGCTTTGGTCACGTTACGACCAAATACCGTACCGCTGGCCCCAGCGCGCAATGCCTCGTCCACCAGCTCCAGCGCATCGCGAGGCACATCAGATTTGGCGCCGCCCAAAACCAGCACCGGCACCTTCGCTTGATCGACCAATTGTTTGAAGGTCATCACATCCCCGGTATACGGAATTTTCAGCGCATCTGCGCCGATCTCGACCGCAATCCGGGCCGAGGCGATTAAAATCTCGGCGATGTTAACGCCAGTCACCATGCCGCCAACGGCCATGGGTTCGATGATTAACGGGAGGCCGACTTTGCGGCATTCCTGGGCAAAGATCGCCGCCTGCTCGATATTGATCGCTTCAAATTCATCACTATAGCCGATGAAATAGTAGATGGTGATGGCCGACGCGCCCATTTGCAGTGCATCTTTGGCGCGAGAGGTGGCCATCTTCCGAAATTTGATGACCGGCAGGACATTGCTCACATTGGCCCCGCCCAATCGGGGCAGATTCATCCAATCAGCACGAATCAGGATGGCGGGTTTGTCCTTGCCTTGAAACAAATAACCCAGACGCAGCGCAGTGCCGAACGACATCAGCACGCCATCGGCACCGCCTGCCACAACTTGCTCTAAGATTCTTTTTAACTGAATCACATTTTCAGTGGGATCGGACATCCAGCCGTGGTCCGCAGCTACGCACACGGCTTTGCCATCTTTGGGATTAAACAGTCGATTCAATCGCGCAGTTTTGCCAGGGCTTGAATACATGCGTTGTTTCCTTATTTTGGAAGAACTGATTCCATCGTTTTGAGCGATGGAATCAGCCCTTTTGGATCTTCCAATATTTTCTCGTTAAATAAAATGCCTTTTACTCCCAATTCAAAGATTGCCATCGCTTCGTCCTGTTTCAACAGTCGCTCGGATCGTATAATGACTGGAACGGTGGCCCAATTTGCAATCAGCTTCAACGTTTCTTGAGCGCCGTCAGGAATGATCAGCGCATCGGCGCCAGCCTCCATCATGAACGAGACCCCGAGTTTGATGACGTCTTCGAAATTGAACGTGCTCACCCCAGAGCCAATGGGACGGATATCGACAAAGACTGGCAGCGAGAGCTCATAGGCGTCGCGGAGCAATCGGGAGATGGAGCGGATGTTCTCGGCTTCGAATTCATCGCCAAAGCCCATCAACAGCGTTGCTACTGCGGCTGATCCTCCCAGAATCATCACATCTTCTGCCGAAGAAATTTCCACGCGTTGCACCTGTTGCACTGGCAGGCAGAAATCCTGATCCCGATAGGCATTGGTCCAATCGACCCGAATCAAAGGTGCCGCTCGATTTTTGCCAGCTACTTCCAAAGCCAGATGCTCCATCTGTCCAGGATTGAGGATGATCCCATCGAAGATTCTGACACTGGTTTGCAGGACGCTTTTGAGGTCCTCTAATTGGGGCGTGGCGCCAAGGCAAGAAGCAATTGTCGTGTCCAGCAAGAATGATTTTGAGTCAAGAATGTCGTTGATGCGAATGGATTTCCCGATGTTGGTCTGCATATTCTTTCCTGATTTTTGTGCATAAACAAACCAGGTCTCTCAGAGCGACCTGGTTAATGAGCGGTCCTTTCCTGAAGTAGGTTTCGAAAGGAAATTCAATTTATTCTCGAATGACTGATAGGTCAAGCGCTATAAAAATGTAGCGATGGTCGACAAATTTATTTAACGATCAAAAGCTTTTTCGCAGCGACGAAGTCGTTCGCTCGCAACTCATAGAAATACAGCCCAGCAGCAAGTCGATCAGATTGAAAGTTAATGTAATGGTGTCCAGCATCCAATCGTTCGGTCGCGATCAGTCCCACTTGTTTGCCGAGCAGATCGTAAAGCGTCAATTTGATCTGGGCTGGTTCGGGCAAATCGAATGGAATTGACGTTGATGAATTGAACGGATTCGGATAATTTTGCCCTAATGAATATCGTTTCGGCGGCGCAATCAAAATCTGAATCGGAGCTGTGCGCACAAAATGACCATCATAATCGATCTGCTTGAGTTGATACTGATGAATTCCCACGACTATTGCTGGGTCCCGAAATTCGTAGTGATGGGGCATGGCAGTGGAGCCATGACCGGGCACAAACCCGATCACCCTCCACGGCGAACCATCGACCGAGCGTTCGATCTCAAAGCCATAATTATTGGATTCCGTAGCCGTAGACCAGATGAGCAAAACTGCGTTGCCAACCTGTTCCGCTTTGAATCCGATGAGCTCGACTGGGATGACATAGTTTACAGTGAACACGCCGTTGAATGCCGTAACAGAGGGAGAGCCTTCATTGAACACCATCTCTGAAAAAGCGAGTGGCGTTTGCATGGCTGGTCGGCCAACCACTTGGAAGACGAATTCCACTAATACGCCCTGTCCCATGGCATATGAGGCGCTAAACGCCCCGAACCTCAACAAGCCGGGACTGGGTACATTGGCGGAACAGAACCAGCCGTCCAGCAAGGTATTGGTCACCGAGTAGCTTTTATATGCGATGACCTGCGGGTCAAACGTCAAGGCGATAGAAACAGCGCTGACCGCATCCTGCTGGGAGAGCGGGGATACGAAAATTGGAACGGTCACCGTATTGGCAGAATCGGCCGAGATATCTGGGATGGAGACCAACGCTTGTGCCGCACTTCCGCCAGCGATGCTCACCTTTCCATCGTGAGTGGCGATCCGCATTGTGTCGTTATAACAGGCGATGTTCTGAAAATGGACTGGAGTGGCCATGCCGGGATTGCCCTTCAGCTCGCAGCGGATGCGGCACAACACCCCTGAGTCCGGGAAAGAAGTGCTCCCTTTGAGCACAAATGCTAAGTTCCCTGGCAATTGCATTTCGATTCGAACCTGCCAATTCTGCGCCAATGTCTTGTTGGTCGTCACTTCGAGTGCCTGCATCACATATTTATTGTAGCTGATCCCGATCCTCAGAGAGTCGATATGAAATTTACTAAGATCCGATACGCGAATCGGAAGTTCGATGAGACTGCCGCTGTCGCCCGAAGTATCGGGTATAGAGAACCTGGCATTTGGCGAAGGTTCTGCTTCCAATGTCGTAAACTTGCTCGAAGAAACAACGGCGGAAATCTGTCCGTCATTCACGCTCACCATTTTAAACTTGATGCTCGTGGTGTCGTTCTTTGCTCCAATCACATCGAAAAAAATGTAGGTCAAAATTCCGTGACCTGAGAGCGGTGTCGCTCCAACCATGACCAGAGTAAGTTGTCCAGTGCTATCCGAAGTGGTGGGATTGCCCCAGGCCTGAGAGATCGTCCCTTTTGAATTAGCGCCAAGAGCGTCTAAAACATTCGGATCGAAGACTAATTTGAGGCTCAAAGAAACGATGCCGAGCCCAGAGACATCGCTCACCCAGATGGGAAGCTTCACCAACGATCGTGATGGGGCTGCTGTATCTGGGACACTCAAAGTTATTGTTTGTGGCAGCACTGGCGTGGCAAACAAAACCATCAATATGGCGGCCATTTGCCGACAGCCTGCAAACCAATTCGCCTTTTCCTGTCTCATCGCTCTCCCTCCCTTATAAAGTTTTCAGGGCCGTTCGAAATAGAAAAAGGCGTCGTCACGAAATGCTGCCCATTCATCGAACTGTTCGCGCCAAATGAAACTGATCATTGCATTTTCAGGCCATCGAGGCGATCGAATTACTATTGCTCCCAGCGCATTGCTTAAGCCTCGAAGCAAATATCTTAATGAGCACAGATCGATTTCTGAGAAACGCGAGAACTTGAACAGGATCCTATTTAGCGCTTAATAAAAGATGCCCTGGGTGAAGGCTAAGCTCCAAAGGCAGGTTGATCGAAACGACAAATTTCTCTATTTCGCGCTTCCCTGTTTATTGAAGATAACGGGTTATTCACAACATCGACTTCCTTCCTCCAAAAACTGGTTCACCTTCTGCTTCCAATGTTCATCAATCTCAACCATTAACCGGCAACTGGCGCGGCGTGTCAGGTTTAGAAGCTCACATAGCTTTGCTCTTATTTCCGAATCATGTGGATCGATGCCATGCGAAATCAAAATTTGCTCCAATTCCCGGTTGAAATCCGTCTCCCAAAGAATCTGCTGCATTGTTATCCTGTCTGTTTTAGAATTCTGCAAAATTCAAGAAATTTCCATGCCCATTTCATGTCTGAGAAGGCGGGCATCTCCTTACGAATTGATTGGTTCTATTAGCAGAGTCCTGCATGCTCAGAGATGACAGCCTTTGTTCGATTTCTGTTCATTTTGCAGAAATTGGCCATTTGTCATTGAAAAGAAGTCCGATAGAATCATGATGAAGCTACTTTTAAATTAGAAAATATTTTTAAAAAAGCAAGCTAAAAATTGGCCGAGTGGAAAATAAGCAGGGATGTACCCTAACATGAGAAGGTCGCGGAGGAATTGGTCGGTGAACAAAATGCAAGTCAAAAATTAGCAATTGCGCTGCCAGGCAAGGGGGATAGATAAACCAGACAGCGCATGTGAATGGGAGTATGAGATTTCATTTTTTTCATTCGAGCCAGCTTCTCTGGTCGAATTATTTTACAAATAGCTAGCTCGAACCGACCGAAAGATTGGAGTCTAACTCAGAGCAGATTGAAATCATCGACTCGAATTGTGTCATCCATTCGTCCTTTGCTCCATGAACTGCCGAATTTGCTGAACTGTGTATTCGATCTGGGCATCGGTCAGTTCTGGATACATTGGCAATGAAAGGAATTCCCGAGCGCATCGTTCCGCCACTGGATAACTGCCGGGTCTGAGTCCGAGAGAATCATAGGCCTGTTGCAGGTGGACCGGCACTGGGTAGTGGATACCAGTCTGCACATCCTTTTCAGCCAAAAATTTAATTAGCTCGTCGCGATGTGACACGCGAATGGCATAGACATGATAGATATGCCGAGCATAATCGGCTTCCACTGGAGGAATCACACCTGGAATCTCAGCCAAAAGCTGGCGGTAGAGCTGAGCGTGCTGTCGCCGTGCATTGTTCCACGCATTGAGATATTTTAATTTCACCTCCAGAATCGCGCCTTGGAATCCCTCCATGCGGGCGTTCCAACCGATCATTTGGTGATAATACTTTTTGGATTGGCCATGGTCGCGTAGCATCCGGATTTTTTCGGCCAATTTGGCGTTATTGGTCACCACGGCTCCAGCTTCGCCGTAAGCGCCGAGGTTTTTTCCGGGATAAAAGCTGAAACAGCCGGCATCGCCGATGGCACCGACGCGCTGGCCTTTATACTCAGCGCCATGGGCTTGGCAAGCGTCTTCGATCACCCAGAGACCATGGCGTCTGGCGATTGTCAGAATCGGATCCAGATCGGCACTTTGGCCGAACAAATGCACTGGTATAATCGCCCGGGTCCGTTCCGTAATCGCTGCTTCCAATAGCTCTGCATTCAAGTTATAGGTCTGTTCATCAATGTCAACAAACACTGGCTTGGCGCCGCAATAGCTGATCGCCTCGGCAGTAGCGATAAATGTGGATGGAACCGTGATGACTTCATCTCCAGGTCCAACTCCCAGCCCAAGTAAAGCCAACCACAGCGCGGATGTACCACTATTCACGCCGATTGCAAAATCTGCTTTACAATAATCGGCAAATTTTGCCTCGAACTGCGCCACATATTTGCCACCAGCAAACGCCGTGTCATTCAATACGCTCTGGAGCGCAAGATGAATCTCTTCTCTGATCGACATGTATTGTGCTTTGAGATCAAGGAAAGGTACTTTCATTGGGTTGGTTCCTCCACAATGGTTCGAATGACTCTTGCAGGATTGCCTGCCACAATGGTATTAGGTGGGACATCCTTTGTGACCACGCTGCCCGCCCCGATCATGGCGTTCTCCCCTACGGTGATCCCAGCTAAAAGCGTCGTGCTGGATCCGACCGATGCGCCCTTTTTAATCGT contains the following coding sequences:
- a CDS encoding aldehyde ferredoxin oxidoreductase family protein, with translation MSLLERGYMNKILRVDLTTGKFQTEKLDEKIMPLVLGGKGLASLMLYNEVAPHINALAPEVPLIFAVGPLTGTTAPTAGRLGVFTKSPATGTILDSYAGGFFGQTMKWAGYDAIIMTGKADRPKVLVIDNDQVRLEDADGIWGLGTMAATDKLRAKYGTDFKTAVIGPAGERLAPIAGIFCDLRTAGRGGAGAVMGSKNLKGVAVRGTGSVAVHDPALFQEMVWVANRMLRMSSQIKRMRDHGTANIVELINAAGGLPTRNFQSGQFEGHKELWGETWSQEYWNESAACFGCGIGCTKIAQHKKYGFRIDGPEYETIFAVGSNCGVADREAIIEVNYLCDDYGIDTISTGVIISFVMELYQRGMVGASDLDGIEANFGSGEALVALTKKICTGEGIGQKLQRGVREFSRNFPGSEAFAMHVKGLEMPGYLPRGAKGVGLSYAISERGACHLHGSPLSELMGGADPLTIAGKAALFKMNQLDIAVIDSAILCYFTKFGFTLKEVWQMVTACTGFGYRNPRELEKVGERATTLARLFNVREGFTKKDDTLPSRCLNEPLPSGPAKGHVVELDAMRSEYYQLMGWDENGVPTPERIKELGLSEICQGAGGSNQ
- a CDS encoding 4Fe-4S dicluster domain-containing protein; protein product: MYSSPGKTARLNRLFNPKDGKAVCVAADHGWMSDPTENVIQLKRILEQVVAGGADGVLMSFGTALRLGYLFQGKDKPAILIRADWMNLPRLGGANVSNVLPVIKFRKMATSRAKDALQMGASAITIYYFIGYSDEFEAINIEQAAIFAQECRKVGLPLIIEPMAVGGMVTGVNIAEILIASARIAVEIGADALKIPYTGDVMTFKQLVDQAKVPVLVLGGAKSDVPRDALELVDEALRAGASGTVFGRNVTKAKDPKKMVEDLVALVHGFKTIDEIFEPQRDKKIRLRAVSQNCVGCLICETVCTQWHHQIFGTARARLWIESKPVEQMPPLNKVHICTLCEACIRACEPGALSLTDRGIIQLNKQLCTHCGACAEACPSEVIWFDEENYPVICDLCGGNPQCARWCKYDAIVIK
- a CDS encoding cohesin domain-containing protein, with product MRQEKANWFAGCRQMAAILMVLFATPVLPQTITLSVPDTAAPSRSLVKLPIWVSDVSGLGIVSLSLKLVFDPNVLDALGANSKGTISQAWGNPTTSDSTGQLTLVMVGATPLSGHGILTYIFFDVIGAKNDTTSIKFKMVSVNDGQISAVVSSSKFTTLEAEPSPNARFSIPDTSGDSGSLIELPIRVSDLSKFHIDSLRIGISYNKYVMQALEVTTNKTLAQNWQVRIEMQLPGNLAFVLKGSTSFPDSGVLCRIRCELKGNPGMATPVHFQNIACYNDTMRIATHDGKVSIAGGSAAQALVSIPDISADSANTVTVPIFVSPLSQQDAVSAVSIALTFDPQVIAYKSYSVTNTLLDGWFCSANVPSPGLLRFGAFSASYAMGQGVLVEFVFQVVGRPAMQTPLAFSEMVFNEGSPSVTAFNGVFTVNYVIPVELIGFKAEQVGNAVLLIWSTATESNNYGFEIERSVDGSPWRVIGFVPGHGSTAMPHHYEFRDPAIVVGIHQYQLKQIDYDGHFVRTAPIQILIAPPKRYSLGQNYPNPFNSSTSIPFDLPEPAQIKLTLYDLLGKQVGLIATERLDAGHHYINFQSDRLAAGLYFYELRANDFVAAKKLLIVK
- a CDS encoding DegT/DnrJ/EryC1/StrS family aminotransferase → MKVPFLDLKAQYMSIREEIHLALQSVLNDTAFAGGKYVAQFEAKFADYCKADFAIGVNSGTSALWLALLGLGVGPGDEVITVPSTFIATAEAISYCGAKPVFVDIDEQTYNLNAELLEAAITERTRAIIPVHLFGQSADLDPILTIARRHGLWVIEDACQAHGAEYKGQRVGAIGDAGCFSFYPGKNLGAYGEAGAVVTNNAKLAEKIRMLRDHGQSKKYYHQMIGWNARMEGFQGAILEVKLKYLNAWNNARRQHAQLYRQLLAEIPGVIPPVEADYARHIYHVYAIRVSHRDELIKFLAEKDVQTGIHYPVPVHLQQAYDSLGLRPGSYPVAERCAREFLSLPMYPELTDAQIEYTVQQIRQFMEQRTNG